The following DNA comes from Halalkaliarchaeum sp. AArc-CO.
GCACGGCGTCGAGATCGACACCGCAGTCGAGATGGGCCGGCCGGCGCGCGCGATCGTCCGGCGGGCGGAGGCGTTCGACACCGTCGTGATCGGGAGCCACAGCGGGAGTCTCGCCGACCGACTGTTCGTCGGCGACGTGGCGAAGACGGTGTTCCAGCGGTCGCCGGTTCCGGTGACGGTCGTCCGGTGAAACAGTGGATCTGGACCGGACAACCGCCAGATTTCGGGTGGTTCGACGTCGGTACGTGGACGGACACCGCCCCCGACGACAGGCGATTTTATGACATCTCAGTCACAATCTCGTGGTATGGGATACCTCGTCAAGATGCCGAAACTCGGCATGGAGATGTCGCAGGGAACAGTCGTCGCGTGGCTCTTCGAAGAGGGAGACGGCGTCGAGGCGGGAGAACCGATCGCGGAGATCGAATCAGAGAAGACGACCGCCGAAATCGAGGCCCGCGAGGACGGCGTCCTCGGGCGGATCCTGCTCGCGGAGGGGGAGACCTGCGAGCCGGGGGATCCGATCGGGATCGTCGTCGGCCCGGACGAGGACGTCGCCGAGTTCGAGGCAGCGATCGGAGGAACTGGGGACGGCGATCTGTCCCCGGACGCGGAACCTGCCGCAGAGTCCACCACGGACGGCGAACCGGAGGAGATCACGGCGGGCGAATCGGGAGCCGACGCCGAGTCTGCTGTGGACGTGAAAGCGACCCCGCGCGCCCGCAAGCGGGCCGAGGAACTCGGCGTCGACCTCGTGGGGATCGACGGGACCGGTCCAAGCGGGGCAGTGAGCGCCGACGACGTCGAGGCCGCCGCCGAGGGAAAAGAGGAGTCCCCCGACGAGGAGACAGCCGAGAGCGCCTCGGAGGCGGCCGGCCTCACCGTCAGCGAGGAGCGCACCTTCGGACAGATGCGCCGGACGATCGCAACGCGGCTCGGGGAGAGCTACCGCGAGGCGGTCCACGTCACCGAGCACCGCCACGCCGACGCCGAGGCGCTGCTTTCTGCGGCCGACGTCGCCGACGAGGAGCTCGGGGTCGACGTCTCCCTCCCGGACGTCCTGCTGGTCGCGCTGTCGGCCGCTCTCGAAGAGCACCCCGAGTTCAACGCGACGTTCGAGGACGACACCCACCGGCTCTACGAGGAGCACAACGTCGGCCTCGCGGTCGACGTCGAACAGGGGCTGTTGACGCCGGTGTTGCGCGACGTCGGCTCGCTGTCGCTCGAAGAGATCGCACAACGCCGACGCGAGCTCACCCGGCGCGTACTCGACGGCGAGTACGACATGTCGGACCTCCAGGGCGGGACGTTCACGGTGACGAACCTGGGAACCTTCGGCATCGAGCAGTTCGACCCGATCATCAACCCCCCACAGATCGCGATCCTGGGGGTCAACGCGATCGACGAGCACGCCGTACGTGGCGACGACGGCGTGACGTTCCGCCGGCAGCTTCCCCTCTCGCTGTCGTTCGATCACCGGGTCGTCGACGGCGCCGACGCGGCGCGGTTCCTCGAGACGCTCGTCGAGCACGTCGAGAACCCCTGGCCGCTGTTGCCCGACGCGGTGTCTGTGACCGCCGACGTGGCGACTTCGGGCGAGGCGGTCGAACTCCCGGAGCGAACCGTGAGGACGCATCTCCGGGAGGATCTCTCGGGGTGGATCGCGGCCGGCTCCTTCGAGTGGGAGTTCGACGTCACCGAGAAGTTCGGCGGCAGCGGCGGCCCGACGCCGATCGACTACTACCTGGGCGCGCTGTCGTCGTGTCTGGCCTCCAGCATCGGCATCCAGGCTGACATCCGCGACGTGGAACTCGAGGAACTCTCCGTCGAGGCCGAGGCTGCTCCAGCGGAGGGTTCCGTCGAATCGCTCGCTGCCCGGGTGACGATCGACGGCGACACCGACGACGAGACGCTGGAACGGCTCGTGGAAAACGGCGAGCGAACCTGTCACGTCGCGGAGTTGCTCCGCGAGGACGTCCCGCTCGAACTCGGCTGGGAGCGTCCCTGACGATCGCTACAGATCAGTTACGAACGCCCCATCGCGGGCTGCAATCTCGAGCGTTTTCACCGACCCGATCAATCGCGGCCCGTCAGTTCGCACAGTGAGATCGACGGTGGCGTTCGTCAGTTCGAGGTCGCGCTCGCCGTCGACGGCGAGAACACCCTCCTCGATCGTCGTCGACAGCGTCTCGCCCGGGTCGAGCCGGTGACGCTCCCGAATGCCGATCCGTTCGACCACCCCGGGGGCGACGATTCCCCGGAGGATCCGCTCGGGCTGTGGGTCGGTCGTCGCGTCCGTCTCTCCAGCGAACCGCAGCCCGATCCCGCCGGGATCGTCGGGGGCGTGTTCTCCCGCGGCGCCGGCGATCCCCGAGAGGCCAATTTCGCCGGGAGACGCCCGCGAGACGACGCCGATCCGGTAGGCCGTAGCGTCGAGGATCGCCCGCGTCCCGACGAACGGCTCCGCGAGAACGCCGGCGGTCGCGAGCCCGCGCTCGGTCCGGTCGGCCTCCCCGCGCACGCTCGCCTCGATCCAGCCGTGGCGGTACGTCACCGCGTCGGGATCCACGCGACCGGTCGCGACCAGCCCGGCCGCGATCCCGGCGACGGTTCCGTCGACCGAGTCGGGGACCACGTTGTTCGTTCCCGTCGAGATCGCAGCGACCGGCACCTCACCGATCCGGAACCCGACGTCGGCGGTGGTGCCGTCACCGCCGAGGACGATCGCCGCGTCGGCGATCTCGGCGAGCCGTTCGGCCGCGCGATGGGTGTCCTCGCGGTGGCCGGTCGCGAGGGTGTCGAGTTGTCGGACAGGGATCCCCTCGGCGTTGTCGACGATCCGGTCGGCGATCGAACTGACGGTCGGCATCACGAGCGCCTCGATCGGCTCCGCGAGGGAGGCGAGCCCGGCGAGGGCGCACTCGGCGGTCCGGCGCTTCGCGTAGTTGTCGCTGACGGCGGCACCCCCGACGAGCCGCCGGATGTCGCGGCCGGCCGCGGGGTTGACGATCAGCCCGACGGTGGCTGGCTCCCCGGTCACGATCGACGGTCGGTCCCGGGAGTCGACGAATGAACCACTCAGATCACCCGATCGATCGCCTCGCGGACGTCCTCGCCCGTGGGGATCACCTCGTCCTCCAGGGTCGGGCTGAACGGGACGTGCGTGTCGGCGATGCCCACGCGCTGGATCGGCGCATCGAGGCTGAAGAACTCCTCTTCGACGATCCGCGCGACCACCTCGGCGTGGGTGCCGTACGACAGCGGGCTCTCGTCGGCGACGACCAGCCGGCCGGTCTTCCGGACGCTCTCGGCGATCGTCTCGGTGTCCAGCGGGTACAGCGATCGGGGATCGATGACTTCGAGGTCGGCCTCGTCGGCCATCTCCTCTGCAAGATCGAGCGTCTCACCGACGAGCCGCTGGGTCGCGACGACGGTGACGTCCTCGCCCTCGCGTTCGATGCTGGCCTCGCCCAGCGGAACCGTGAAGTCGGGATCGGTCGGAACCTCCCCTTCCTGCTCGTAGATCACCTTGTTCTCGAACACCATCACCGGATCGTTAGACCGGATCGCCGACTTGAGCAGCCCCTTTGCGGCCGCCGGCGTTCCGGGGGCGACCGCCTTGATCCCCGGGAAGTGCGCGAACCACGTGTGGACGGTGCCGGAGTGCTGGCTGGCGGCGCGCTGGCCGCCACCCTCGGTGGTGCGGATCGTCACCGGCATCTCCGTCTTCCCGCCGAACATGTAGCGCATCTTCGCCATCTGGTTCATGATCTGTTCCATCGAAACCCCGAGGAAGTCGGAGAACATCACCTCGACGACCGGCCGGGAACCGGTGGCTGCAGCCCCGACCCCGGCGCCGACGAAGCCGGCCTCGCTGATCGGCGTATCGCGGATCCGCTCTTCGCCGAACTCCTCGATCAGGTCGCCGGTGACCTGGAAGACGCCGCCGAACGTGCCGACGTCTTCGCCCATCACGAACACGTCCTCGTCGCGGCGGAGCTCCTCGCGCATCGCCTCCCGGAGCGCCTCCCGGACGGTCATCGTCTCGGTCTCACCGGCGGTCTCGAGTCCGGTGCTCATCGGGAATCACCCCCGTCGGCGCGGGGCAGTTCAGCGAATGTTGCGATCTCCGGTGCAGGTTCCGCGAACATGTCCTCGTAAGCCTCGTGTGGTTCGGGCGGGTCGGCTCGCTGTGCGCTGTCGACTGCCGCGTCGATCTCGGCGTCGATCTCCTCCCGGATCGATTCGAACTCCGCGTCGGTGAGCTCTCCGCGATCGATCAGCCGTTGTTTGAACTGGTCGATGGGGTCCCGCTCGCGCCAGGCCTCGATCTCCTCCTCGTCGCGATACGGCTGATGGTCGCCCTCGAAGTGTCCCTCGTAGCGGTAGGTGTCCGCCTCGATGAACGTCGGCCCGTCGCCGGCGATCGCCCGCTTTCGAGCCTCCGCGACGGCCTCCGCGACGGCGGTCACGTCCATGCCGTCGATCGTAAAGCCCGGGATGTTGTACGCCTCGGCGGTCTCGCTGAGGTTCTCGACGTTGTGCTGTTTCTCCATCGGCGTCCCCTCCCCGTACTGGTTGTTCTCGACCAGGAAGATCGCCGGCAACCCCCAGGTCGCAGCGAGGTTTATCGACTCGTGTACCTGCCCCTGTGCGACCGCCCCGTCGCCGAAGAACGCCAGCGCGACCCGGTCTTCGCCGTTCCGGTGAGCGGTCAACGCCGCCCCCGTCGCGAGCGGCGGGCCGGCCCCGACGATGCCGTTCGCGCCGAGCATCCCGGCCTCCACGTCGGCGATATGCATCGATCCGCCTTTGCCGTTGCAGTAGCCGTCGGCCTTGCCGTACAGTTCGGCCATCATCCGCTCGGTGTCGAGCCCCTTCGCGATGCAGTGGCCGTGGCCCCGGTGGGTGCTCGTGATGTAGTCGTCCGATTCGAGCGCGGCGGTGGCCCCCACGCCGACCGCCTCCTCGCCTTTGTACAGGTGGACGAATCCGGGGAGTTCGCCGTCCGCGAACAGCTCCCCCGCGGTGGACTCGAACGCGCGGATCCGGTACATCCGTCGGAGCGCCTCGATGCGCCCCTCCTCGGTATCCATGTCTATCGGTGGCATACACCAATACATTGGCCGCCATGAGGTAAGACAATTATGTAAATATTCGATACTGTCACGTTTCGATAGTATTTGACGAAACCGAGCTCGAAAGGACCCGATAGCGGCGTTTGATATACAACATCCTCAGAAATGAGGGATTTAATATATAATATCCGTGGTGATACGATCCGGAACGCCGTCCGCTCGATCGTCAGGAGTTCCGGACCAGCGGGTCGTACCAGTCCTCGTTTCGGCGGTACCAGTCGATGAACTGCCGGACGCCCTCGCGGATGTCGACGGTGGGTTCGTACTCCAGCAGCTCGGTGGCCTTCGAGACGTCGGCGTGGGTGTGTTCGGCGTCGCCTTCCCGGGGGTCGTCGTAGACGATCTCGAGTTCGGGGTCGATCTCGTCGCGGACGACCGCCGCGAGCGTGGTGATGTCGATGTTGTCCGTGGAGCCGACGTTGAGGATCTCCCCGTCGGCGCGGTCGTCGGAAAGCAGCTGTTCGTTGACCCGGCGGACGTCGGTGACGTAGGTAAAATCGCGGGTCTGGGTGCCGTCGCCGTAGATGACGGGCGGTTCGCCGTGGAGACACCGGGAGACGAAGTTCGTCATCGCCATGTTGGGGCGCATCCGGGGGCCGTAGACGGTGAAGTAGCGCAGAGAGACCGTCGGAAGTCCGTAGCGCTCGTAGTACACGCGGGCGTACTGCTCGGTGGCGAGCTTGGAGACGCCGTACGGGGAGACGGGGGTCGTGGGGTGCTCTTCGTCGTACGGGAGGTACTCCGGCTTGCCGTAGACGGACGAAGAGGAGGCGACCACGACCCGATCGAGGTCGTGTTTCCGGGCGGCCTCGAGGAGCTCGATCGTACCGTCGACGTTGTAGCGGTTGACCTTCTTGGGTTCTTCGACGCTCTTGCGGACCCCTGCCTGGGCCGCCTGGTGGTACATGATCTCGGCGTCGGCAACGAGTTCGTCGACGGTTTCGGCGTCGGTGATCGACCCCTCGACGAGCTCGTAGGAGCCGTCGCCGTCCTCGGCGGCGCGTCTGGCTGCATCGACGTTGTGTCGCTTGATTCCGAGGTCGTAGTACGGTTCGAAGTTGTCGACGACGGTGACGTCGTGACCCTGGTGGACGAGCTGTTCGGCGACGTGACCGCCGATGAAGCCGGCTCCCCCAGTGACGAGGACTCGCATGGCTGTGTAATGTGTAGGTGGCGTACAAAAAGCGGGCGCTTCGCCTCTCGACGTATCAGTACATCTACGGTGGACGATATTCTACGGGGAATATGACCGACCGACGGGACGAAGGCGACGGGACGTTCGATCGAAACGCCGCGTATTCGCAGCTCTACGAGGTGATGCAGTCGGAGGCGTCGCTGAACACCCGTCTCGAGGCGGCACTCGAGGTCGGCGCGTCCGCCTTCGACGTGGAGATGAGCTACATCGCGGAGATCGACCGCGAGGCGGGCGACTGGGAGATCGTCCTCACGAACTCCCCGAGCGAACGACCGGACCCGATCGGGCTTCAGGAGGACCTCGAGAACACCTTCTGCAGCCGGACGATCGAAGAAGAGACGACGATCGCGTTCGCGGACGTCGCCGACGTCGGGCTGGAGGATCACCCGGCGGCCGTAGAGTACGGCATCAGCTGTTACCACGGGGCCCCGATCCTGGTCGACGGCAAGACGTACGGCACGGTCTGTTTCTCGTCGCAGGATCCCCGGGCGAAGCCGTTCACGGAAGCGGAAAAGTCGTTTACGCACCTGCTGGCCCAGATGATCGGTCACGAGATCGAACAGGCCGACTACGACCGCGAACTCGCCGAACGGGAGCGCGAACTCAACGAACGGGAGGAGATCTACCGTGCGCTCATCGACGCAAGCTTCGACTTCGTCTTCCGGCTCGACCTCGACGGGCGGTTCGTCCACGAGGTCGGCGGTCGGGCAGTCCACGACACGCAGTCGATAGACGCGTTTCTTGGGTACGGCGACGAGGGGCTCGACGGAACGCCGATCACGGTCGCCCATCCCAATCAGGAGACGACCGACTGGGCGTGGTCGCTGTTCGACCGGGTGCTGAACGGCGAGACGGTCGAGGCGCGGTACTTCCCGCTGGAGACGAACTCGGGAGAGATCGTGTATGTGGACCTCCGGGGTGCGCCGATCTACGACGGCGACGTCCCCCCGGAGGAGCGGTCGCCCGAGGACATCGTCGGGGTCCAGGGGACCGCCCGGGACGCGACCGAGCGGAAGCGACGCGACGGGTTGATAAGCGTCATCAACCGCATCCTGCGGCACAACCTCCGGAACGACGTGGGCGTGATCGACGGCTACGCCGAACTCCTCGAGTCGAACGTGAACGACGGCGAGAACGCGGCCCTGGCCGGACGGATCCGGACCGCCGCAGACCGGCTGCTCGATCTGAGCGAGACCGCACAGAAGCTCGAGGAGAACGTCGACGCGCCCCCGGAACTGCGACCGGTAGACGTCGTGCCGGTACTCGACCGGGTGGTCGAGCAGATCGACGCGACGTATCCCGACGCGGAGATCACGGTCTCGGGACCCGAATCGGCCGTCACCGAAAGCGCCCCGCGGATGGAGACGGCGCTGTGGGAACTCGTGGACAACGCCGCAAAGCACACCGGCGAGTCTCCCGCGATCGACGTCGACGTGGCCATCGAGGGGACCGGGGAGGCCGACTCGTCGGCGACGGTGGTGATCACCGTCGCGGACGACGGTCCCGGGTTGCCGGAGATGGAGCGGTCGGTGCTGGAGGCCGGCGAGGAGGAGCCCCTCGTGCACGGCCAGGGGCTCGGGCTCTGGCTGGTGTACTGGATCGTCACGAGCCTCGAGGGCGACGTGTCGGTGGCCGACTCCCGACGGGGAACAACCATCCAGGTGCGGTTGCCGGCGGCGGAGGGGTCGGCGGAGTCGTCCGGGCCGACGTCCGGCGAGTCGTCCTGAACCGACGCCTGGAGGTCCGGACGCGTCGGATCGAACCCTCCCGGACAGTACGCCGAGGAAGTGATACCTGTCCAATACGACGGTAACAACCACTAAGCCCGTGGAACGCCAGTGTACAGCATATGATCGACCGGCCACCGAGCGTTGGCAACGTGATGAGCGAGTCGGACGCGCGGGCGTTGCTCGAAGAATCCTTCACCGGCGTGTTGAGTCTGGGTGCCGGGAGTCGAGGCTACGGCGTGCCGATGTCGTATCACTACGACCTGGACCAGGATCGGATCGTCGTGGGATTCGTCAACGGCTCCGGGAGCAAGAAGGAGGCGTTCGTGGAGGCGGGGGCCGAGGTGACGCTGACGGTGTACACCATGGACGACGTCGACGTCTGGGAGAGCGTCGTCGCGACCGGGACCCTCTCTCCCGTCAACGGGAACTCGATCCCCGAGGAGTTCGTGCCGGTGTTTTTTACGCGGGATCCGGAGTCGGTAGACCAGCGGGAGTGGAACGATCTCGACGAATGGGAACGCCAGTGGTACGAGATCCGGGTGCAGGACGTGTCCGGACGCCACAGCGGACAGACGCCCGTTAGAGAGTAGCGGTACCAGGGAGCATTCTCACAGCTGATATTCGAGACGACGGGGATATATGATCGCCGACGCAACTTGGTTGTAGCCACCGCGAGAGGGGTAACGCGTCGACGATCGCGTCGGCTGGGGGCGCTTCCCCTTTCGGTGGGATGGACACACGACAGATGCAACTGAAATCATTTGTAACGGAAAAGCGAGCAGTATCGCCGGTCATCGGGGTCATTCTCATGGTCGCGATCACCGTCATTCTGGCGGCCGTGATCGGGACGTTCGTGCTCGGCCTGGGCGATCAGGTCGGGGACACGGCGCCGAACGCGAACTTCGACGTCGACGTCGACGACGAGGAACAAAATGTCACGTTCACGCACTCGGGCGGGGACCAGATCGACCCGAGTACGCTGAAGTTTACCACGTCGGGGGATGTCGGGCTTAATGATAGTACCGACCTAAGCGCTAATTCCCATCACGATGAGAACGGTGACCTCAACTTAGGAAATATCACCTTCGACCAGATGTCGGCGGGCGACAGCCTCACGGCTGAGCTGGACGACAACGACGGAACCGTCAACCTCGTCTGGGACTCCGGCGATCGGTCGTCGATCCTTCGATCGGTCGACGTGGCCTTCGGATCTAATTAACTGGGGATCTCTTTTCGAGGACTTTTCACGACGTTACGGACGGAGCCGAGCGTGTGATAATGATTATTGTAGCGATTTACCGGTCGATCGGCCACCCGGTGGGCCGATCGTCCGGTTACGGCCTACAATAATCATTATGAGAGATGGAAGGAAGTTTTGGCTAGCGAACGCGCTCCGGACGGGCCAACACACCCCATCCCTCAAATGGCCACTGAACCTTACGCCAGCGGTTTATAAACGCGCCCGGTAGGGGATGGTGTGAATAGACGGACGTTCCTCGCGACAGTGGGGGTCGGCGGGGCAGCCCTGACGAGTGGCTGCCAGGGACTCGCCGGCGACGACAGGCTCGAGTGGCGGTTCGAAACCGGCGGCAGCGTGACCTCGGTTCCCGCCGTCGACGACGGGATGGTTTACACCGGGAGCCGCGACAGGTCGGTGTACGCGATCGAGAGGGACTCGGGCGAGGAAGTGTGGCAGTTCGAAACCGACGACGGTGTCGCCGGCTCGCCGACGCTCGCGGGCGACTACCTGTACGTCGGCAGCTGGGACGGCCATCTCTACGCGCTGGATCGCGAGGCGGGAACCGAACAGTGGGCCGTCGACGTCGGCGGATACGTCGGCGCGACGCCGACGATCGGCGAGAGGGGCGACGAGGGCGGCGAGGGCGGCGACGGCGACGAGGGCGGCGACGGCGACGAGGGCGGCGACGGCGACGAGGGCGGCGACGGCGGTGAGGGGGGCGACCGAGACGTCGTCTACCTCGGTAGCGGCGGTCGGGCGGTGTACGCGATAGACCGGTTCGAGGGCGAAACGCTGTGGACGTTCGAGGAGCCGACCGACGTGGTGCTCTCGACGGCCGTCGTCGATCCGGATCGGAACCGCCTGTACGTCGGTGCCAACGACGGTACCCTGTACGCCATCGGGACCGGCGGCGCCGGCGGGACCGACGGCACCGGCGGGACCGACGGTGCCGGCGCCGGGGAGCTCGCGTGGAAGTACCGGACCGGCGACGCCGTCAACTGCACCGTCGCGCTGGAGGAAGAGCTGGTGTATTTCGGGAGCTACGACGGGGCCGTGTACGCGCTGGATCGGGAGACGGGCGACCGCGAGTGGGCGTTCGAGACCGGCGACCGCGTGCAGTCGTCACCCACTGTCGCCGACGGGACCGTCCACGTCGGCAGCGCCGACGGGTCGGTGTACGCGATCGATCGGTTGACCGGCGAGAAGGAGTGGACGTACGACACCGGCGGCACGATATACAACTCGGCACCGGTGCTTTCGGGGGACACGCTTTACGTGGGCGGCGCCAGTGGATCCGGGCGCGTACACGCGCTCGACAGGGATTCCGGCGAGGAAAAGTGGCAGTTCGACACCGACGGTACCGTCCACGACTCGCCGACGATCGCGGCGGGGACGCTGTACGTCGGGAGCAACGACGGCCACCTGTACGCGGTGTCGATCTGAGTCGCAGCCGCGACCAGGTCGGGTCGGTTCCGTCGCCGAAGAGTGCAACCACGTCCTCGATCTCACCCCGTCCAGCGGATCTCGTACTCCAGTTCGTAGCGCTCCTCCCCGGTTTCCGAGTCGGTGAGGCGTTCGAGCTCGACCTCGAACAGTGGGGTGTCGGGGATCTCGACGGTCGTCGCGTCCCCGTCGCCGTCCAGTCGGACCGTCCCCGCCCCGATCTCCTCGGCGGCGACGAGCGCCTCGGCGATTTCGGCTCTGGATCTCGGTTCCTCGGTCTTGAAGAGTACTTCTTCGGGGATCGGTTGATGGTCCGTCCCGAGTGGACACATATGTATTATACAGTTGTCATTCTATGAGGACAGCGATCCGTTCGGGGAGACGTGCGAAGTCGGAACGGTCGGCGGCAGGCGGGGAAGGCGTCATCGCATACACACACCCACCGTCCGACGAGAGAGTTCTCGCACGGTCTCCTCGAGTTCCGTACATCCGTTCGTTCATCTAGTGCGCCTGTTGGCGGCTGGCGTCCGCCTCTCGTCGACGAATAGCTACAATCGACGTTTCACCGTTCGTCGAGACTATACCGGCCCCGACCGACCCCTACAGTATGTCCCCGATCTTCGCCTCCGAACTCGCAGGCGACCCCGTGATGACGACCGAGGGGGTCGAAATCGGAACCCTCGAAAACGTGACGGTGGACCCCGAAACCGGTACGCTCGATGCGTTCATCGTCGTCCCGAACTCCGGACGGATCGACGCGTTCGACCGCAACGAGGAGGGTCAACTCCTCGTTCCTGCCACGAGCGTCAAAGCACGGAGTGATTACCTGCTCGTCGAGCCCGACGGTGGGTGACATCCGTATCCGCCTGAAGGCGGAGAAATCCCGATTGCGACACTCGGTTAGCAGCTCGGGAGTAGCTTTACGACGATAGCGAACGAGGGAACTGCATGACCGCCCTGAACGCCCTCCGTCCAGCGGTCGGTGCACTGTTCCGAAACCCGATACTGGTGGCCCTGGTCGGCCTGTTCGGCCTCCTTCAGCTCCCGCAGTTCGCGTTGCAGCCGTCACAGCCGCTCCTGGCCGCCGCCGTCTCTCTCGGGATGACGGGCGTGTTGCTCGTGGTCATGCCGTTCTTCCAGGGAGGACTGCTCGGCATGGCCGACGAGGCGCTCGGCGGCCGAACCGGCCTGGGGACGCTCGTCGCCGAAGGAAAGGCCAATTACGTGAGACTTCTGATCGCGTATCTCGCGGTCTTCGCGGTGAACGCCGTCCTCGGGTTCGTGGTGGTTTTCGCGGTGATTCTCGGTGTCGCCAGTCAGTACACGGGCGATGGAGGGACCAACGTGGTACTCCTCGGGATCGCCGCGGTCCTGGGACTGCTGTTCGCGCTCGCGTACTTCCTGGTCGCGTTCTTCATCCAGTTTTACGCCCACGCGATCGTCCTGAGCGACACCGGCCTCGTGGCCGGATTCAAACACAGCGTCGGCCTCGTCCGCCGGAACCTGGTGAGCGTTTTCGGGTACACGCTCGTTCTTCTTGCGGGAAGCCTCCTCTTCGGCGGGGTCGGCGGCATCGCCTCGATGCTGTTGTCGCCCCAGCCGACCGGCTCCCCCCTCCCACTGCCCGATCTTTCACTCCCCCTTCTAATCGGTGCGGCGATCGTCTACGTGGGTACGCTGGCTATTCTCGGCGCCTTCTACGCGACGTACTCGGTTGCATTCTATCGATCTCTCGATAGGAGGTCGTGGTGAATCCAACTCCTTGATCACTTTTAGTGCCCATGGACACTTTTAGTGTCCAGTATCGGTAACGCGGGATTCGATCCGTGGTTTCAGCGATCCCTTCGTGACGAGATCGGCGTCTCGATAGCCGAACTGTTCACGGCGCGTTCGGACGACGACGATCATCGGGAGGCGTTCGCCGACCGGGAACGGGAGTTCGCGACCGCACGGCAGAGCGGAGACCGTCGAACCCGATCGCTGCTCGCGGACGGTTCGAAGGTGACGGAGCGAGCCGACTGATCGGGATCACGGAGGACGCCGAATCGGAACGGGACGCGTTCGACTGACGTCT
Coding sequences within:
- a CDS encoding thiamine pyrophosphate-dependent dehydrogenase E1 component subunit alpha — encoded protein: MPPIDMDTEEGRIEALRRMYRIRAFESTAGELFADGELPGFVHLYKGEEAVGVGATAALESDDYITSTHRGHGHCIAKGLDTERMMAELYGKADGYCNGKGGSMHIADVEAGMLGANGIVGAGPPLATGAALTAHRNGEDRVALAFFGDGAVAQGQVHESINLAATWGLPAIFLVENNQYGEGTPMEKQHNVENLSETAEAYNIPGFTIDGMDVTAVAEAVAEARKRAIAGDGPTFIEADTYRYEGHFEGDHQPYRDEEEIEAWRERDPIDQFKQRLIDRGELTDAEFESIREEIDAEIDAAVDSAQRADPPEPHEAYEDMFAEPAPEIATFAELPRADGGDSR
- a CDS encoding GDP-mannose 4,6-dehydratase, producing the protein MRVLVTGGAGFIGGHVAEQLVHQGHDVTVVDNFEPYYDLGIKRHNVDAARRAAEDGDGSYELVEGSITDAETVDELVADAEIMYHQAAQAGVRKSVEEPKKVNRYNVDGTIELLEAARKHDLDRVVVASSSSVYGKPEYLPYDEEHPTTPVSPYGVSKLATEQYARVYYERYGLPTVSLRYFTVYGPRMRPNMAMTNFVSRCLHGEPPVIYGDGTQTRDFTYVTDVRRVNEQLLSDDRADGEILNVGSTDNIDITTLAAVVRDEIDPELEIVYDDPREGDAEHTHADVSKATELLEYEPTVDIREGVRQFIDWYRRNEDWYDPLVRNS
- a CDS encoding alpha-ketoacid dehydrogenase subunit beta, translating into MSTGLETAGETETMTVREALREAMREELRRDEDVFVMGEDVGTFGGVFQVTGDLIEEFGEERIRDTPISEAGFVGAGVGAAATGSRPVVEVMFSDFLGVSMEQIMNQMAKMRYMFGGKTEMPVTIRTTEGGGQRAASQHSGTVHTWFAHFPGIKAVAPGTPAAAKGLLKSAIRSNDPVMVFENKVIYEQEGEVPTDPDFTVPLGEASIEREGEDVTVVATQRLVGETLDLAEEMADEADLEVIDPRSLYPLDTETIAESVRKTGRLVVADESPLSYGTHAEVVARIVEEEFFSLDAPIQRVGIADTHVPFSPTLEDEVIPTGEDVREAIDRVI
- a CDS encoding type IV pilin N-terminal domain-containing protein; this encodes MQLKSFVTEKRAVSPVIGVILMVAITVILAAVIGTFVLGLGDQVGDTAPNANFDVDVDDEEQNVTFTHSGGDQIDPSTLKFTTSGDVGLNDSTDLSANSHHDENGDLNLGNITFDQMSAGDSLTAELDDNDGTVNLVWDSGDRSSILRSVDVAFGSN
- a CDS encoding NAD(+)/NADH kinase: MTGEPATVGLIVNPAAGRDIRRLVGGAAVSDNYAKRRTAECALAGLASLAEPIEALVMPTVSSIADRIVDNAEGIPVRQLDTLATGHREDTHRAAERLAEIADAAIVLGGDGTTADVGFRIGEVPVAAISTGTNNVVPDSVDGTVAGIAAGLVATGRVDPDAVTYRHGWIEASVRGEADRTERGLATAGVLAEPFVGTRAILDATAYRIGVVSRASPGEIGLSGIAGAAGEHAPDDPGGIGLRFAGETDATTDPQPERILRGIVAPGVVERIGIRERHRLDPGETLSTTIEEGVLAVDGERDLELTNATVDLTVRTDGPRLIGSVKTLEIAARDGAFVTDL
- a CDS encoding pyridoxamine 5'-phosphate oxidase family protein → MIDRPPSVGNVMSESDARALLEESFTGVLSLGAGSRGYGVPMSYHYDLDQDRIVVGFVNGSGSKKEAFVEAGAEVTLTVYTMDDVDVWESVVATGTLSPVNGNSIPEEFVPVFFTRDPESVDQREWNDLDEWERQWYEIRVQDVSGRHSGQTPVRE
- a CDS encoding ATP-binding protein, with product MTDRRDEGDGTFDRNAAYSQLYEVMQSEASLNTRLEAALEVGASAFDVEMSYIAEIDREAGDWEIVLTNSPSERPDPIGLQEDLENTFCSRTIEEETTIAFADVADVGLEDHPAAVEYGISCYHGAPILVDGKTYGTVCFSSQDPRAKPFTEAEKSFTHLLAQMIGHEIEQADYDRELAERERELNEREEIYRALIDASFDFVFRLDLDGRFVHEVGGRAVHDTQSIDAFLGYGDEGLDGTPITVAHPNQETTDWAWSLFDRVLNGETVEARYFPLETNSGEIVYVDLRGAPIYDGDVPPEERSPEDIVGVQGTARDATERKRRDGLISVINRILRHNLRNDVGVIDGYAELLESNVNDGENAALAGRIRTAADRLLDLSETAQKLEENVDAPPELRPVDVVPVLDRVVEQIDATYPDAEITVSGPESAVTESAPRMETALWELVDNAAKHTGESPAIDVDVAIEGTGEADSSATVVITVADDGPGLPEMERSVLEAGEEEPLVHGQGLGLWLVYWIVTSLEGDVSVADSRRGTTIQVRLPAAEGSAESSGPTSGESS
- a CDS encoding 2-oxo acid dehydrogenase subunit E2, coding for MGYLVKMPKLGMEMSQGTVVAWLFEEGDGVEAGEPIAEIESEKTTAEIEAREDGVLGRILLAEGETCEPGDPIGIVVGPDEDVAEFEAAIGGTGDGDLSPDAEPAAESTTDGEPEEITAGESGADAESAVDVKATPRARKRAEELGVDLVGIDGTGPSGAVSADDVEAAAEGKEESPDEETAESASEAAGLTVSEERTFGQMRRTIATRLGESYREAVHVTEHRHADAEALLSAADVADEELGVDVSLPDVLLVALSAALEEHPEFNATFEDDTHRLYEEHNVGLAVDVEQGLLTPVLRDVGSLSLEEIAQRRRELTRRVLDGEYDMSDLQGGTFTVTNLGTFGIEQFDPIINPPQIAILGVNAIDEHAVRGDDGVTFRRQLPLSLSFDHRVVDGADAARFLETLVEHVENPWPLLPDAVSVTADVATSGEAVELPERTVRTHLREDLSGWIAAGSFEWEFDVTEKFGGSGGPTPIDYYLGALSSCLASSIGIQADIRDVELEELSVEAEAAPAEGSVESLAARVTIDGDTDDETLERLVENGERTCHVAELLREDVPLELGWERP